Proteins from a single region of Neodiprion virginianus isolate iyNeoVirg1 chromosome 4, iyNeoVirg1.1, whole genome shotgun sequence:
- the LOC124303984 gene encoding translation initiation factor eIF-2B subunit gamma encodes MWRQMEFQAVVLAAGKGSRMTELTASRAKCLLPIGNYPMLYYPLKLLARNGFMEVIVVVQEEWKNEIALAIDKLNIRLRCDFVGIPGGDDLGTADVLRLIHEKFYTDIIVLPCDLIMNIDLSGIFNSYRRHSAIIISMLIQLPTFSDKLINPGPKSKPKPERDLIGIDNETNRLIFFASASDFEEKINISRKLYKKHTNFNINSNLLDIHLYIIHKWILDCLLIDKSISSIKGELLPYVIKKQSAQTHNPNKIEKCTSIMKQNTDRDIFKLVTEKALSKRKKRLDVLISEMSPFNDHSTNLENAYNEDLIKCYAFIQNTKFGFRANNIHMYALANAVIHEKWAILSAAPTIFFDDSMIKTNQVENCTIGYNASISEKTSLKLSHIGTSAVIETKTRVLNSVVMENVMVKEGCVINNCILCNDSVVEEGCELNHCIVGANHTVPAGSRHSDEVLTDIGNLMEI; translated from the exons ATGTGGCGCCAAATGGAATTTCAAGCTGTAGTCCTTGCTGCAGGCAAAGGATCCCGAATGACAGAATTGACAGCTAGTCGAGCCAAGTGCTTGTTGCCTATTGGAAACTATCCCATGCTCTACTATCCCCTAAAACTTTTAGCACGTAACGGGTTCATGGAAGTCATTGTTGTGGTACAAGAAGaatggaaaaatgaaatagcGTTAGCTATAGACAAATTGAATATTAGACTCAGATGTGATTTCGTTGGAATCCCAGGTGGGGACGATCTAGGAACTGCTGACGTCCTCCGATTAATCCATGAGAAGTTCTACACAGACATCATTGTTCTCCCTTGCGACTTGATCATGAATATCGATTTAAGTGGCATTTTCAATTCTTATAGAAGACATTCAGCAATCATTATTTCTATGCTGATCCAACTTCCAACATTTTCTGACAAATTGATTAATCCTGGACCAAAGAGCAAACCAAAACCAGAGAGAGATTTGATTGGAATAGACAATGAAactaatcgattaatttttttcgcctCTGCATCAGATTTTGAAGAAAAGATAAATATATCACGAAAACTGTACAAGAAACATACAAACTTCAATATTAACTCAAATCTTTTGGATATACACTTATATATCATCCATAAATGGATTTTGGATTGTCTACTAATTGACAA aagCATCAGCTCTATTAAAGGTGAATTATTGCCATATGTTATCAAAAAACAATCAGCGCAGACACACAACCccaataaaatagaaaaatgtacATCTATCATGAAACAAAACACTGACAGAGATATATTTAAATTGGTAACGGAAAAAGCTCTGAGCAAACGGAAAAAACGTCTGGATGTTTTGATCAGTGAAATGTCGCCCTTCAATGACCACTCGACAAATTTGGAGAATGCTTATAACGAAGATTTGATAAAATGTTATgcttttattcaaaataccAAATTTGGATTTAGAGCAAATAACATACATATGTACGCACTGGCAAACGCAGTA ATTCATGAAAAGTGGGCTATTCTGTCAGCGGCGCCAACGATATTTTTTGATGATTCAATGATCAAAACCAACCAAGTTGAAAATTGCACAATTGGTTATAATGCATCAATCAGTGAAAAGACATCACTGAAGCTCAGTCACATTGGTACAAGTGCAGTTATAGAAACGAAGACAAGGGTTTTAAACTCCGTTGTAATGGAAAACGTTATGGTCAAAGAAGG ATGCGTAATTAACAATTGCATATTATGCAATGACAGTGTAGTCGAAGAAGGCTGCGAGCTAAATCATTGTATAGTAGGAGCCAATCATACGGTACCAGCTGGTAGTCGGCATTCTGATGAAGTTTTGACCGATATTGGTAATCTAATGGAAATTTAA
- the LOC124304009 gene encoding mpv17-like protein 2, with translation MGILGKLFGKYLLVTNTVSCGLMMGFGDLFQQGHEHWKQCSRNESVSLQSGKLLKLDSETKIDNEINSITLPNIDDNDKKYVHDYIRTKNMIIVGSIQGPFHHYFYAILERTIPKKDAVSLVKKILADQFIASPACLAIFFCGLGALEHNEIGSIQNEVALKFLDTWKIDWCFWPPVQFINFLLVPIQYRVIYTNLMTMIYDTFLSYMRYDAEYD, from the exons ATGGGTATACTTGGAAAGTTGTTTG GAAAGTACCTGTTAGTGACAAATACTGTGAGTTGCGGCTTAATGATGGGATTTGGTGATCTTTTCCAGCAGGGACATGAGCATTGGAAACAATGCAGCAGAAACGAGAGTGTTTCCTTGCAGAGCGGAAAATTGTTGAAGCTCGATTCAGAAACTAAAATAGATAATGAAATAAACTCAATAACTCTACCTAATATTGacgataatgataaaaaatatgtccACGATTATatacgaacaaaaaatatgattataGTTGGCAGTATACAGGGTCCATTTCATCACTACTTTTATGCAATATTAGAACGAACGATTCCCAAAAAAGATGCAGTTTCCTTAGTCAAGAAAATACTTGCAGACCAATTCATCGCCAGTCCTGCATgtctcgcaatttttttctgtggtCTTGGAGCTCTGGAACATAATGAAATAGGAAGTATCCAAAATGAAGTTGCGCTAAAGTTTTTGGATACCTGGAAG ATCGACTGGTGCTTCTGGCCTCCTGTACAGTTTATTAATTTCCTACTGGTTCCTATACAGTATCGTGTGATCTATACAAATCTAATGACTATGATCTACGATACATTTTTATCGTACATGAGATAC GATGCAGAATATGACTAA
- the LOC124304010 gene encoding 60S ribosomal protein L37: MTKGTSSFGKRRNKTHTLCRRCGRSSYHIQKSQCAQCGYPQRKMRSYNWSIKAKRRKTTGTGRMRHLKIVRRKFKNGFREGVPKPKAVAAK, from the exons ATG ACGAAGGGAACGTCCAGCTTTGGTAAAAGGCGTAACAAGACACACACTCTGTGCAGGAGATGTGGACGTAGCTCATACCACATCCAAAAGTCGCAATGCGCTCAGTGTGGATATCCTCAGAGAAAGATGCGGTCAT ataatTGGTCGATCAAGGCTAAAAGGAGGAAGACTACTGGGACTGGCCGCATGCGTCACCTTAAAATCGTTCGACGCAAGTTCAA GAACGGCTTCAGGGAAGGTGTACCCAAGCCCAAGGCTGTTGCTGCAAAGTAA